From a region of the Sulfuriferula plumbiphila genome:
- the mltF gene encoding membrane-bound lytic murein transglycosylase MltF — MRKLLLFTFSLLLVSCDVPLPKPPPPVAPVSKTGELVVLTHNGPTTYYENPNGDPTGFEYDLVTLFAREAGYRVKFVVENDLDSLFKKLSQHQAHFAAAGITQTDALKERMRFGPPYLKVTQQVIYNTDTIKPRGFADLVGARVAVVAGSSAAETLLDMRQRISGLHWTEVKTEWGEDLLDELSKSAVDAVIVNSNEFDIAQNLYANLGVAFEIKRPDQLAWAFPKDVAPDLYAQVQAFFKRIQKDGTLKRLMERYYGHTDRLESADVAGILERMKDTLPKYLRYFQEAEELTGIDWRLIAAIGYQESHWNPYATSPTGVRGLMMMTGDTADRMGVTDRLDPRQSIIAGAKYLALLVDAMPSRVEEPDRTWMALAAYNQGQGHLEDARVLAQRHKLNPLAWSDVKQTLPLLARSEHHGTVKHGYCRGGEAVVFVENIRTYYDILVKYQRPYKPLLLSGNEAGA, encoded by the coding sequence CGGCGAACTGGTAGTGCTGACCCACAATGGCCCCACGACCTATTATGAAAATCCGAATGGTGACCCCACCGGGTTCGAGTACGACCTGGTCACGCTGTTCGCCAGGGAGGCGGGCTACCGGGTGAAATTCGTGGTGGAAAACGACCTGGACAGCCTGTTCAAGAAGCTGTCGCAACATCAGGCGCACTTTGCTGCTGCCGGTATCACCCAGACCGATGCACTCAAGGAGCGCATGCGTTTTGGCCCACCTTATCTCAAGGTGACACAGCAGGTGATCTACAACACCGATACGATCAAGCCGCGCGGTTTTGCCGATCTGGTGGGCGCGCGCGTGGCGGTGGTAGCGGGCAGCAGTGCGGCAGAAACCTTGCTGGACATGCGCCAGCGCATCTCCGGCCTGCACTGGACTGAGGTCAAGACCGAGTGGGGGGAGGATCTGCTGGATGAGCTGTCCAAATCAGCGGTGGATGCAGTGATCGTGAATTCCAACGAATTCGATATTGCCCAAAATCTGTATGCCAATCTGGGCGTCGCATTCGAGATTAAACGCCCGGATCAGCTGGCGTGGGCTTTTCCCAAGGATGTCGCCCCTGATTTGTACGCCCAGGTGCAAGCGTTTTTCAAGCGTATCCAGAAAGATGGCACGCTCAAGCGCCTGATGGAACGCTACTACGGCCACACCGATCGCCTGGAAAGCGCAGACGTGGCAGGTATCCTGGAGCGGATGAAAGACACGCTGCCCAAGTACCTGCGCTATTTTCAGGAGGCGGAGGAGTTGACCGGCATTGACTGGCGCCTGATTGCCGCCATCGGCTATCAGGAATCGCACTGGAATCCCTATGCCACGTCGCCCACCGGGGTGCGCGGGCTGATGATGATGACCGGGGATACGGCCGACAGGATGGGGGTGACTGACCGCCTCGATCCGCGCCAGAGTATTATTGCCGGCGCGAAGTACCTGGCGTTGCTGGTGGATGCGATGCCGTCCAGGGTTGAGGAACCTGATCGAACCTGGATGGCGCTGGCGGCCTACAATCAGGGGCAAGGTCATCTGGAAGACGCGCGGGTGCTGGCGCAGCGGCACAAGCTCAATCCGCTCGCATGGAGCGACGTCAAGCAGACCCTGCCGCTGCTGGCGCGCTCCGAGCATCACGGCACGGTCAAGCACGGTTACTGCCGCGGCGGCGAGGCGGTGGTATTCGTGGAAAACATCCGCACCTACTACGATATTCTGGTCAAGTACCAGCGGCCCTACAAGCCGCTGTTGTTGTCCGGGAATGAAGCCGGAGCGTAG
- the serS gene encoding serine--tRNA ligase, with protein MLDIQHLRNDLDDVAQRLAMRGYTLDTAEFQRLEAERKQLQTRTQELQARRNASSRQIGMAKAKGEDVSTIMAEVANLGAELKAAESALEALQARLNALLMTIPNLPHASVPTGKSDADNVEIARVGTPRVFDFAVKDHVDVGTALGLDFETASKLAGARFSLLRGGLARLHRALAQFMLDTHTAVHGYTEVYVPYLVNADSMRGTGQLPKFEEDLFHVPRADAEKLYLIPTAEVPLTNMVRDAIVAREQLPLKFVAHTPCFRSEAGSYGRDTRGMIRQHQFDKVELVQLVEPEQSYTALEALTGHAEAILQALGLPYRKMALCGGDMGFSAAKTYDLEVWLPAQNTYREISSCSNFEAFQTRRMQARFRGEKGKPELLHSVNGSGLAVGRTLVAILENHQQADGSVALPEVLRPYMGGLTVLMPA; from the coding sequence ATGTTAGACATTCAACACCTCCGCAACGACCTCGACGACGTGGCGCAACGCCTTGCCATGCGCGGCTACACCCTGGACACTGCCGAATTCCAGCGCCTGGAAGCCGAGCGCAAACAACTGCAAACCCGCACCCAGGAGCTGCAGGCCAGGCGCAACGCCAGCTCCAGACAGATAGGCATGGCCAAGGCCAAGGGCGAGGATGTCTCCACCATCATGGCGGAAGTGGCGAATCTCGGCGCCGAACTGAAAGCCGCGGAATCCGCGCTGGAAGCCCTGCAAGCCCGGCTCAATGCGCTGTTGATGACCATTCCCAACCTGCCGCATGCATCGGTGCCGACGGGTAAATCCGACGCCGACAACGTAGAGATCGCACGTGTCGGCACACCGCGCGTGTTTGATTTTGCGGTGAAAGATCACGTGGACGTAGGTACCGCGCTGGGGCTGGATTTCGAGACCGCCAGCAAACTGGCCGGCGCGCGCTTTTCACTGCTGCGCGGCGGGCTGGCGCGGCTGCACCGGGCGCTGGCGCAGTTCATGCTGGACACCCACACGGCTGTGCATGGCTACACCGAAGTGTATGTGCCGTATCTGGTCAACGCCGACTCCATGCGCGGTACCGGGCAGTTGCCCAAGTTCGAGGAAGATCTGTTTCACGTGCCGCGTGCGGATGCGGAAAAACTCTACCTCATCCCCACCGCCGAAGTGCCGCTGACCAACATGGTGCGCGACGCGATCGTGGCGCGCGAGCAACTGCCGCTGAAATTCGTCGCCCACACCCCCTGCTTCCGCTCCGAGGCCGGTTCCTACGGCCGCGACACCCGCGGCATGATCCGCCAGCATCAGTTCGACAAGGTGGAGCTGGTGCAACTGGTCGAACCGGAGCAATCCTACACCGCGCTGGAAGCACTCACCGGCCATGCCGAGGCCATCCTGCAAGCACTCGGGCTGCCCTACCGGAAAATGGCGCTGTGCGGCGGCGACATGGGTTTTTCTGCCGCCAAGACCTACGATCTGGAAGTGTGGCTGCCGGCGCAAAATACTTATCGCGAAATTTCCTCGTGCAGCAATTTCGAGGCGTTTCAGACACGCCGCATGCAAGCGCGCTTCAGAGGTGAAAAAGGCAAGCCGGAACTGCTGCACAGCGTGAACGGCTCCGGGCTGGCGGTAGGGCGCACCCTGGTCGCGATTCTGGAAAATCATCAGCAGGCGGATGGATCGGTGGCGCTTCCCGAAGTGTTGCGTCCCTACATGGGGGGGCTGACCGTGCTGATGCCCGCCTAG
- a CDS encoding replication-associated recombination protein A — MSHADLFDHPLDSAPLAERLRPRNLDEVIGQTHLLGPGKPLRVAFESGKPHSMILWGPPGVGKTTLARLMSHGFDMEFIALSAVLSGVKEIREAVARAEMMQGQGRRTLLFVDEVHRFNKSQQDAFLPFVEAGLITFIGATTENPSFEVNSALLSRAQVYVLKPIVETDLAALLERARISTYPDIAITGAARAQLTGYADGDARRLLNLLEQAANAALDAARHEIDEDFIQTTLARGARRFDKGGDNFYDQISALHKSVRGSHPDAALYWMVRMLDGGADPLYVGRRLIRMASEDIGLADPRALRLTLDAVETYQRLGSPEGELALAQAVIYLACAPKSNAVYVAYNNARSFVAADKSREVPVHLRNAPTKLMKQLGYGHAYRYAHDEPDAYAAGEDYLPEGVNAHFYAPTPRGLEGKIAERLAYLRKLDEQANKKTGQK, encoded by the coding sequence AGCCACGCCGACCTGTTCGATCATCCGCTGGACAGCGCGCCGCTGGCCGAACGGCTGCGGCCGCGCAATCTGGACGAAGTGATCGGACAGACGCATTTGCTCGGCCCCGGCAAGCCGCTGCGCGTCGCATTCGAATCCGGCAAGCCACACTCGATGATCCTGTGGGGGCCGCCGGGCGTAGGCAAGACCACACTGGCACGGCTGATGAGCCACGGTTTTGACATGGAGTTCATCGCGCTGTCCGCCGTGCTCTCGGGGGTCAAGGAAATCCGCGAGGCGGTGGCGCGCGCCGAAATGATGCAAGGCCAGGGGCGCCGCACCCTGCTGTTTGTGGACGAAGTGCACCGCTTCAACAAATCCCAGCAGGACGCTTTCCTGCCGTTCGTTGAAGCCGGGTTGATTACTTTCATCGGCGCCACCACCGAGAATCCCTCGTTCGAGGTCAATAGCGCGCTGCTCTCGCGCGCCCAGGTGTATGTGTTAAAGCCCATCGTGGAAACCGACCTCGCCGCCCTGCTGGAGCGCGCGCGGATCAGCACCTATCCGGACATTGCCATCACCGGGGCGGCGCGCGCCCAGCTCACCGGCTACGCCGACGGCGACGCGCGGCGCCTGTTGAACCTGCTGGAACAAGCCGCCAATGCCGCACTCGATGCCGCCCGTCATGAGATTGACGAGGATTTCATCCAGACCACGCTGGCGCGCGGCGCACGCCGTTTTGACAAGGGCGGCGACAACTTCTACGACCAGATATCCGCGCTGCACAAATCGGTGCGCGGTTCCCATCCCGACGCCGCGCTGTACTGGATGGTGCGCATGCTCGACGGCGGTGCCGATCCGCTGTACGTCGGCCGCCGCCTGATCCGCATGGCCAGCGAGGACATCGGTCTGGCCGACCCACGCGCGCTGCGCCTGACCCTGGACGCGGTGGAAACCTACCAGCGCCTGGGCAGTCCGGAAGGCGAACTGGCGCTGGCGCAGGCGGTGATTTATCTCGCCTGCGCGCCCAAGAGCAACGCCGTGTACGTGGCGTACAATAACGCCCGCAGCTTTGTGGCGGCGGACAAATCGCGCGAGGTGCCGGTGCACCTGCGCAACGCCCCCACCAAACTGATGAAACAACTGGGCTACGGCCACGCCTACCGCTACGCGCACGACGAACCGGACGCCTACGCCGCCGGGGAGGACTATTTACCGGAAGGTGTCAACGCGCACTTTTACGCACCAACCCCGCGCGGGCTGGAAGGCAAGATCGCCGAACGGCTGGCGTATTTGCGCAAGCTGGATGAACAAGCCAACAAGAAAACAGGGCAAAAATAA